In one Nostoc sp. KVJ3 genomic region, the following are encoded:
- a CDS encoding metal ABC transporter solute-binding protein, Zn/Mn family, translating to MSKKLPSTNSFPAIIVALTIGFAGCGNQTARTTFTQPTTQVNENLPRVVATTSVLCDLTKQVAGNTVNLTCLIDPSINPHFYKPKLEDRRAIEQANLILYNGYNLEPNLIKLIKATKTPAPKIAVGQLAVSKPQQFQKGNKNVIDPYLWHNTKNAIGIVKVINSNLGKLASSDAATYSNNTKKITNELTQLDSWIKSRIASIPVKERKLVTTSDALGYYAKAYGISLAGGLQGISTDENLTDAKEKNLVTNIKRAKVSTIFTQAAKPNFLESVARVAGVKISRRSLYTEGLGEPGSEADTYQKMMIANTRTIVEGSEGTYLMFEAKANQ from the coding sequence ATGTCCAAAAAATTACCATCAACTAATTCTTTCCCAGCTATTATTGTTGCTTTGACGATTGGATTTGCTGGGTGTGGAAATCAAACTGCAAGAACTACATTTACTCAACCTACTACCCAGGTCAATGAGAATCTTCCCAGAGTTGTAGCAACAACAAGTGTATTATGTGACTTAACCAAACAAGTTGCCGGGAATACAGTTAATCTCACCTGTTTAATTGACCCTAGTATCAATCCTCATTTTTATAAACCAAAGCTGGAAGATCGTAGAGCTATTGAGCAAGCTAATCTCATTCTCTATAATGGCTATAATTTAGAACCAAATCTGATCAAATTAATTAAAGCGACTAAAACCCCTGCACCGAAAATAGCTGTCGGTCAACTTGCGGTGTCTAAGCCACAACAATTTCAGAAAGGCAATAAAAATGTAATCGATCCTTATCTTTGGCACAATACTAAGAATGCGATCGGGATAGTGAAGGTAATTAATAGTAACCTGGGAAAATTAGCATCTAGTGATGCTGCGACTTATAGCAACAATACCAAAAAAATCACAAATGAACTCACTCAACTAGATAGCTGGATTAAGTCAAGAATTGCCAGTATTCCTGTCAAAGAACGCAAGTTAGTTACAACCTCTGATGCACTGGGCTATTACGCTAAAGCATACGGTATTTCATTAGCAGGGGGATTACAAGGGATTAGTACTGACGAAAATCTAACAGATGCGAAAGAAAAAAATTTGGTTACAAATATTAAACGGGCTAAAGTCTCAACAATTTTTACTCAAGCGGCTAAACCTAATTTTCTTGAATCTGTAGCAAGAGTTGCTGGGGTTAAAATTTCTCGCAGGAGTTTATATACCGAGGGACTTGGTGAACCAGGAAGCGAGGCTGACACTTATCAGAAAATGATGATTGCCAATACACGTACAATTGTAGAAGGCTCAGAAGGGACGTATTTAATGTTTGAAGCTAAAGCTAATCAGTAG
- a CDS encoding plasmid replication protein, CyRepA1 family, translating to MHLHYLHPQHLEELVKGSGIDLHLVQLNFRSLQGVTAYEYLLISELLPRTNTGMVKAGWLQRYAHITEGGWWCSGLDPLNNWQMMEWGCFKPNQPRQNHNGKSIKYEHPPSTPTRVFCLRVTLQVWQQVAGRYNLVMPDNITITADGEARGFWQWVMQHNIPLILCEGVKKAATLLTQGYAAIAIPGITSGYRVVKDEFGKVTRRQLIPDLAAFAITKRSFYICFDFETQPKTIGAVNNAISQLGCLFQQENCSVKVIELPGIEKGVDEFIVAKGASSFEKVYRQSVDLEIYLAQTKPHTELTIPAALTLNRPYIGEIPFPTSGLVGVKSAKGTGKTTALQTVVQQAKIRNQPVLLITHRILLGRFLCEKIGIQWGTHKEDGDKRIDKTLTPAPPILRSLSPQQSLGLCVDSIWKLNPENWHGAIVILDEVEQSLWHLLNSNTCKNKRVKILRLFQQLISTVLTTGGLVIAQDADLSDVSLEYLQGLAGIKLTPWVVLNQWKPQHGWDVTFYDSPNPTPLIHQLELDLLAGRKCYVTTDSRAGRYSCETIERYLKERLQKLRRQFPKTLVVSSHTTNTPGHAAVDFIAAINQKISEYDGVFVTPSLGTGISIDVQHFDRVYGIFQGVIPDSEARQALARVRDDVPRVVWCAKRGIGLIGSGSTNYRLLSDWYQENQKENLALLSPLHKIDVDLPLVHDPIHLRTWAKLSARVNASIRLYRQSMQDGLITDGHQIQMRSNAVHNNIIRDLRLAFLATDADDLVTRRRLILEIVKVQKDWAHSRQKAKEIKRKIKDIKQQNQLSVATSVANAKDIDYVEYEQLLVKHSLTDGERNQINKYVIRQRYGIEVTPWLKLQDEQGYYRQLLIHYYLTHESEYFHVRDQQEWHQQLSWGEGKVFLPDLKTYTLKVEAMRALGMLQFLEAEREFTENNPDLIMLKNIVFQHSKHIKRALGLNLVGEKEQISAIKILSRLLNLLGLKLKRVNEVYQIDLETLYDGREKIFAVWHQRDELMLAHVKSVGYELPDYSSDWKFEIIQPKLYAAGAKK from the coding sequence CCCGACAGAATCACAATGGTAAGTCCATCAAATACGAGCATCCTCCCAGCACGCCAACGCGGGTGTTTTGTTTGCGGGTAACGCTGCAAGTATGGCAGCAAGTCGCTGGACGTTACAATCTGGTCATGCCTGACAATATCACCATTACTGCTGATGGTGAAGCTAGAGGCTTTTGGCAATGGGTGATGCAACATAACATTCCCCTCATTCTCTGCGAGGGTGTGAAAAAAGCAGCAACGCTTTTGACACAAGGATATGCAGCTATTGCCATTCCCGGAATTACCAGTGGTTATCGGGTTGTTAAAGACGAATTTGGTAAAGTTACCCGTCGTCAGTTGATTCCCGACTTAGCAGCATTTGCAATTACAAAGCGGAGCTTTTATATTTGTTTTGATTTTGAAACTCAACCTAAGACAATTGGTGCTGTAAATAATGCTATTTCTCAACTTGGTTGTTTATTCCAGCAAGAAAATTGCTCTGTTAAAGTCATTGAACTCCCAGGAATCGAAAAAGGGGTTGATGAGTTTATTGTTGCCAAAGGTGCAAGTAGCTTCGAGAAAGTTTATCGTCAAAGCGTTGATTTAGAAATTTATCTTGCTCAAACCAAACCCCACACTGAGTTAACTATTCCTGCTGCTCTCACATTGAATCGCCCTTATATAGGTGAAATCCCTTTCCCAACTTCTGGATTAGTAGGAGTAAAATCTGCCAAAGGAACAGGTAAAACGACAGCATTGCAAACCGTTGTCCAGCAAGCAAAAATTAGAAATCAACCCGTTTTATTAATTACTCATAGAATTCTATTAGGACGATTTTTGTGTGAAAAAATTGGGATTCAATGGGGAACACATAAAGAAGATGGAGACAAAAGGATTGACAAAACACTTACTCCCGCTCCTCCCATCCTCCGCTCACTCTCACCTCAACAATCCCTTGGATTGTGCGTTGATTCAATTTGGAAACTTAACCCGGAAAATTGGCACGGGGCAATAGTAATTTTAGATGAAGTAGAGCAGTCTTTGTGGCATCTACTAAATAGTAATACTTGTAAAAACAAGCGGGTAAAAATATTAAGATTATTCCAACAACTAATTTCCACAGTTTTAACAACAGGGGGGTTAGTAATTGCCCAAGATGCTGATTTATCAGATGTTTCTCTGGAATATTTGCAAGGATTAGCAGGAATTAAATTAACACCTTGGGTAGTTCTTAACCAATGGAAGCCTCAGCATGGCTGGGACGTAACTTTTTATGATTCACCAAACCCAACACCGCTAATTCACCAATTAGAATTAGACTTACTTGCTGGACGTAAATGTTATGTTACTACTGATAGTCGTGCAGGGCGTTATAGTTGTGAAACAATTGAACGTTATCTCAAAGAACGCTTACAAAAATTACGACGGCAATTTCCTAAAACCTTGGTAGTTAGTAGTCACACTACAAATACACCTGGCCATGCAGCCGTTGATTTTATTGCTGCGATTAATCAAAAGATATCTGAATATGACGGCGTTTTTGTTACTCCTAGCCTGGGTACGGGAATTAGTATTGATGTCCAACATTTCGACCGAGTTTATGGCATTTTTCAAGGGGTAATTCCTGACTCGGAAGCAAGACAAGCATTAGCGAGAGTACGGGATGATGTGCCGCGTGTTGTCTGGTGTGCTAAACGAGGTATTGGCTTAATTGGTAGTGGTAGTACAAATTATCGCTTGCTATCTGATTGGTATCAGGAAAATCAAAAAGAAAACTTAGCTTTACTTAGTCCACTACATAAAATAGATGTGGATTTACCTTTGGTTCATGACCCGATTCATTTGCGAACTTGGGCTAAGTTATCTGCACGGGTAAATGCTTCTATCCGCCTCTACCGTCAATCAATGCAAGATGGTTTAATTACTGATGGGCATCAAATTCAGATGCGAAGTAATGCTGTTCACAATAATATTATTCGAGATTTACGTCTGGCATTTTTGGCAACTGACGCTGATGATTTAGTTACCCGCAGAAGATTAATTTTAGAAATTGTTAAAGTTCAAAAAGATTGGGCACACAGTCGTCAAAAAGCTAAAGAGATTAAGCGTAAAATTAAGGATATTAAACAGCAAAATCAATTATCAGTAGCAACGTCTGTAGCTAATGCTAAAGATATCGATTATGTAGAATATGAGCAGCTATTAGTAAAACATTCTCTAACTGATGGAGAACGGAACCAAATCAATAAATATGTTATTAGACAAAGGTATGGTATAGAGGTTACTCCTTGGCTGAAATTGCAGGACGAGCAAGGATATTATCGTCAACTGTTAATTCATTATTATCTAACTCACGAAAGCGAGTATTTTCATGTCAGAGATCAGCAAGAATGGCATCAGCAATTGTCTTGGGGTGAAGGGAAAGTTTTTCTACCAGATTTAAAAACTTACACCCTCAAAGTTGAGGCGATGAGAGCGTTGGGAATGCTTCAGTTTCTCGAAGCAGAACGAGAGTTTACCGAGAATAATCCAGATTTGATAATGCTTAAAAATATTGTTTTTCAGCATAGTAAGCATATTAAAAGAGCGCTAGGTCTTAACTTAGTCGGGGAGAAAGAGCAGATTTCGGCAATAAAAATACTCAGCCGACTGTTAAATTTGTTGGGTTTGAAACTAAAGCGGGTAAATGAGGTTTACCAAATTGACCTAGAAACGCTTTATGATGGCAGAGAAAAGATATTTGCCGTTTGGCATCAGCGAGATGAGTTGATGCTGGCTCATGTTAAAAGTGTTGGCTATGAGTTGCCTGATTATTCTTCCGATTGGAAGTTTGAAATTATCCAACCCAAGCTTTATGCCGCAGGAGCAAAAAAATAA
- a CDS encoding DODA-type extradiol aromatic ring-opening family dioxygenase, whose translation MMTNRTDHEILLPTYFISHGGGPWPWLKQEMPGFEQLEASLQQMSREIGITPKAILIVSGHWEERDFTVMASAAPGMLYDYSGFPEHTYHIKYSAPGSPQIAHRVQELLEKAGLQTRSDNSRGFDHGVFAPLVVAYPEANVPVLQLSLRRDYDPEAHLAAGRALAPLRKEGVLIIGSGLSYHNLRQMGPQASIPSREFDEWLTDTVCGSKSEERNLKLLHWSNAPSARLAHPREDHLIPLLVAVGAAEAESGDRIYHEDSFFGGVAVSSFRFGKP comes from the coding sequence ATGATGACAAACAGAACTGACCATGAAATTCTCCTCCCGACTTACTTTATTTCCCACGGGGGCGGCCCCTGGCCGTGGTTAAAGCAGGAGATGCCAGGATTTGAGCAACTTGAAGCGTCTTTGCAACAAATGTCGAGAGAGATCGGCATAACCCCCAAGGCAATCCTGATCGTTTCTGGTCATTGGGAAGAACGCGACTTCACCGTGATGGCGAGTGCTGCCCCTGGGATGCTCTACGACTACTCTGGATTTCCCGAACACACATATCACATCAAATATTCTGCTCCAGGATCGCCGCAAATAGCCCACCGAGTACAAGAACTATTGGAAAAGGCAGGATTGCAGACGCGTTCCGACAACTCCCGTGGGTTCGATCATGGTGTCTTTGCTCCTCTGGTAGTGGCTTACCCAGAAGCAAATGTCCCAGTGCTTCAGCTTTCGCTTCGTAGAGACTACGATCCAGAAGCTCATCTGGCAGCAGGTAGGGCACTCGCTCCTCTCAGAAAAGAGGGAGTACTGATTATCGGAAGTGGACTTAGCTATCACAATTTGAGGCAGATGGGGCCACAGGCAAGTATCCCTTCCCGTGAGTTTGATGAGTGGCTGACTGATACTGTTTGCGGATCGAAGTCCGAGGAGAGAAACCTTAAACTACTCCACTGGAGTAACGCGCCATCAGCACGCCTAGCCCATCCCAGAGAGGATCATTTGATCCCGCTCCTAGTAGCAGTTGGTGCCGCAGAAGCAGAGTCTGGCGATCGCATTTATCATGAGGATTCATTTTTTGGTGGGGTAGCTGTTTCCAGTTTCCGCTTTGGTAAGCCCTAA
- a CDS encoding M48 family metallopeptidase, producing the protein MFNWKIFVANSRVWRRRWFYPLISVVVALSLCLSTPMPGRALDFLPLLLQGVQAFQLSNISPNQEVDLGKQINQELVGSQVRLYRNPEVNRYVEQVGRRLAANSDRPDLPYTFQIVQDNSINAFATLGGYVYVHTGLLKTADNEAELASVLAHEIGHIGGKHVVKQMQQKALESGLLTAAGLDRSTAVQLGVQLARDLPRSRKNEFEADQRGLRTLTRTGYSQSAMVSFMKKLLNKGGSAPTFLSTHPGTSDRINALRSAINSQPSDGSYGLDNASYKANIRALARS; encoded by the coding sequence ATGTTCAATTGGAAAATTTTCGTTGCAAATTCCCGAGTGTGGCGGCGTAGGTGGTTTTATCCTTTAATTTCAGTGGTAGTTGCCCTGAGTCTGTGCCTGAGTACACCCATGCCTGGAAGGGCTTTAGATTTCTTACCCCTTCTACTCCAAGGAGTTCAGGCATTTCAGCTTTCTAATATCTCCCCTAACCAAGAAGTCGATCTTGGTAAGCAGATTAATCAGGAATTAGTTGGCAGTCAAGTGCGACTTTACCGCAATCCCGAAGTTAATCGCTATGTCGAACAAGTTGGCCGACGTTTAGCAGCCAATAGCGATCGCCCCGATCTCCCCTATACTTTCCAAATAGTTCAGGATAACAGTATTAATGCTTTTGCTACCTTGGGTGGCTATGTTTATGTCCACACGGGTTTACTGAAAACCGCAGACAATGAAGCGGAACTAGCCAGCGTCCTTGCCCATGAAATTGGTCACATTGGCGGGAAACATGTAGTCAAACAGATGCAACAAAAAGCACTCGAAAGTGGTCTATTAACAGCAGCTGGCTTAGATAGGAGTACGGCAGTGCAACTTGGTGTCCAGTTAGCGCGAGACTTGCCCCGCAGTCGGAAAAATGAATTTGAAGCCGATCAAAGAGGACTACGAACTTTGACACGTACTGGTTACTCCCAGTCTGCAATGGTTTCGTTTATGAAAAAGCTGCTGAACAAGGGTGGTTCTGCACCGACATTTTTGAGTACCCACCCCGGAACTAGCGATCGCATTAATGCCCTCAGAAGTGCAATTAACTCTCAACCTAGTGATGGAAGTTATGGCTTGGATAATGCTAGTTATAAAGCTAATATTCGAGCATTAGCAAGGTCTTGA
- a CDS encoding DUF2470 domain-containing protein, which produces MSKNFSADISSRICQHMNDDHADAIVIYAKAFGGVTDAIAAQMLSIDSQGMDLTAQVNGETVPVRIQFDRVLVDAEDAHQTLIRMVKQARVKEK; this is translated from the coding sequence ATGTCTAAGAATTTTTCTGCTGATATTAGTTCGCGCATCTGCCAGCACATGAATGACGATCATGCTGATGCCATAGTGATTTATGCTAAGGCTTTTGGTGGTGTAACAGATGCGATCGCAGCACAAATGCTGTCAATTGATTCACAAGGTATGGATTTAACAGCCCAAGTGAATGGGGAAACTGTGCCAGTTCGCATTCAGTTTGATCGTGTTTTAGTGGATGCGGAAGATGCCCATCAAACTCTCATTCGGATGGTGAAACAGGCGCGGGTGAAGGAAAAGTAG
- a CDS encoding LysR family transcriptional regulator, with the protein MKLIVAEMETIQGDLADLRSLCAVIEHGSLTRAGQLLGESKGSVSRRITRLEQQLGVKLLNRSSRAVSPTQEGMAFYRRSVQALALLDEGATELRDARLELSGPLRVTMPVDLGLSVFPPLIAEFSEQYPNISVEILLTETFLDLTTHQIDIAFRATNTLSDSAYILHRLINLSVQLFASPKYLKQQETLDTVTDLVDHRLLLHQRLFGNKPIRFTQGNSSRQVSLNASIIANDFACLKQMALLGAGIAILPTLICESDWKSGQLVKVLPEWSIEKQSSLYLLHEGRRLLPAKVTCFRDFICDRFAAISCEV; encoded by the coding sequence TTGAAACTCATTGTTGCTGAAATGGAAACAATTCAAGGTGATTTGGCAGACTTGCGATCGCTATGTGCAGTCATTGAGCATGGTAGTTTAACCCGTGCCGGTCAACTGCTTGGGGAATCTAAAGGCTCGGTGAGCCGTCGCATTACTCGCTTAGAACAGCAGTTAGGGGTGAAACTGCTAAACCGTTCGTCGCGGGCTGTTTCACCTACTCAGGAAGGGATGGCGTTCTATCGGCGCAGTGTTCAAGCTTTAGCTCTATTGGATGAAGGAGCCACCGAACTGCGGGATGCACGCCTAGAACTATCAGGGCCATTAAGAGTGACGATGCCTGTAGATTTAGGGTTATCTGTATTTCCGCCCTTAATCGCTGAATTTTCAGAGCAATACCCCAATATCAGTGTAGAAATTTTACTGACTGAGACGTTCCTTGATTTAACAACACATCAAATTGATATTGCTTTTCGAGCCACAAACACACTTTCAGACTCAGCGTATATCCTGCATCGATTAATCAACCTATCAGTACAATTATTTGCTAGTCCTAAGTATTTAAAGCAACAAGAAACTCTTGACACAGTGACGGATCTAGTTGATCACCGCCTACTCTTGCATCAGCGACTATTTGGTAATAAACCTATTAGATTTACTCAAGGAAATAGCAGTCGTCAAGTTAGTTTGAATGCCAGTATCATAGCGAACGACTTTGCTTGTCTCAAACAAATGGCGCTCTTAGGGGCTGGTATTGCGATTCTTCCCACTCTCATCTGTGAATCAGACTGGAAATCGGGACAATTGGTGAAAGTTTTGCCCGAATGGTCTATTGAGAAGCAATCTTCTCTTTACCTTCTCCATGAGGGACGGCGATTGTTGCCAGCTAAGGTGACTTGCTTTCGTGATTTTATTTGCGATCGTTTTGCTGCAATCAGTTGCGAAGTTTGA
- a CDS encoding DUF4330 domain-containing protein, whose translation MAILDSKGRLFGKINLLDLGAALVILLVIFGIFIFPGTSGSVAQVGAKTIPIEVDLVVRGLNVRDPEQLFNNGLKKGGKTNVIIRNQPYGEIEIKSIQQLPRTVNVSQPDGTVKELPDPKTNNFSTDLILTLDGKAQVTENGPVLGNSKVKIGMPFELEGFNYNFNATVIDIRLKDK comes from the coding sequence ATGGCTATTTTAGATTCCAAAGGTCGCTTGTTCGGCAAAATCAATCTCTTAGATTTAGGTGCTGCACTGGTAATTTTGCTAGTTATATTTGGCATCTTTATCTTTCCTGGTACTTCTGGTTCTGTTGCTCAAGTCGGTGCAAAAACAATACCCATAGAAGTAGACTTAGTAGTTCGTGGTTTGAATGTCCGTGATCCTGAACAATTATTCAATAACGGATTAAAAAAAGGCGGGAAAACTAATGTGATTATCCGCAATCAGCCTTATGGGGAGATTGAGATTAAATCTATTCAACAGCTACCTAGAACAGTCAATGTTTCTCAACCTGATGGTACTGTTAAAGAATTGCCAGATCCAAAAACTAACAATTTTAGTACAGATTTGATTTTGACTTTAGACGGCAAAGCTCAGGTGACAGAGAATGGCCCAGTTCTGGGTAACAGTAAAGTTAAAATTGGAATGCCATTTGAGTTGGAAGGTTTTAACTACAACTTTAATGCAACTGTTATTGATATCAGATTAAAAGACAAATAG
- a CDS encoding DUF4079 domain-containing protein — protein sequence MLLLKFTFSASQPLLFQGLALIYIYLSQQTKESFMPKLISFLHPTLMWGVLGLYLYTAYLGWQSSRLKSVNAETRKELVRNKVGLKHYQVGSVLLVLGSALGLTVTYINTGRVFNGTHGKIGILMMVLIALTASLAPFLQRGAAWARIGHISIGVVLLILYLCQIPTGGQIVQAILKGG from the coding sequence ATGCTGCTACTGAAATTCACCTTTAGCGCTTCCCAGCCATTGCTGTTTCAGGGATTAGCACTAATTTACATTTATCTTTCACAACAGACAAAAGAGAGCTTTATGCCAAAACTGATTTCATTTCTGCATCCTACTCTGATGTGGGGTGTGCTGGGACTGTATTTATACACTGCTTATCTCGGTTGGCAATCGAGTCGCCTCAAATCCGTCAATGCTGAAACTCGCAAAGAATTGGTTCGTAATAAGGTGGGACTCAAACATTACCAAGTTGGCTCGGTATTGTTAGTGTTGGGAAGTGCCCTTGGTTTAACCGTTACCTATATTAATACCGGGAGAGTGTTTAACGGGACGCATGGCAAAATTGGAATCTTAATGATGGTGCTAATTGCTTTGACAGCAAGCCTTGCGCCTTTTCTGCAACGTGGGGCAGCATGGGCGCGGATCGGTCACATTAGCATTGGCGTTGTGCTTCTGATACTTTATCTCTGCCAGATTCCGACTGGCGGACAAATCGTCCAAGCAATTCTCAAAGGAGGGTAA
- a CDS encoding metallophosphoesterase family protein, translated as MSETSPRRIVIGDVHGHYEGLMTLLEAIAPTSDDQIYFLGDLIDRGPHSSQVVNFVKRHNYPCLLGNHEQMLLNILTNERTSSPTMQAWLCSGGQATVASYHEATIPDDHLDWFQSLPTYLDLGDIWLTHAGVDPTKLVTEQTADQLCWIREEFHSIEKPYFPDKLIIIGHTITFTLPGVSPGKLAQGQGWLDIDTGAYHPRSGWLTGLDVTNHLVYQVNIFKNYIRTLPLEELVINVDPAKIKVDRRNKN; from the coding sequence ATGAGCGAAACTAGCCCCAGACGAATTGTAATTGGGGATGTGCATGGACACTATGAAGGTTTGATGACTTTGTTGGAGGCGATCGCCCCCACGTCGGACGATCAAATCTATTTTCTGGGAGACTTAATCGATCGCGGCCCTCATAGCTCACAAGTAGTTAATTTTGTCAAGCGACATAACTATCCATGTTTGCTGGGAAATCATGAGCAGATGTTATTAAACATTCTGACCAACGAAAGAACTTCCTCGCCGACGATGCAAGCGTGGTTGTGCAGTGGGGGGCAAGCTACCGTTGCCAGTTACCACGAGGCTACAATTCCTGATGACCATCTAGATTGGTTCCAGAGTTTACCTACATATCTCGACTTAGGAGATATTTGGTTAACTCATGCTGGTGTTGACCCTACCAAGTTGGTTACAGAACAAACTGCCGATCAATTATGCTGGATACGAGAGGAATTCCACAGCATTGAAAAACCCTACTTTCCAGATAAGCTCATTATTATCGGTCACACCATTACCTTTACTCTGCCTGGTGTTTCTCCTGGTAAACTGGCACAAGGACAGGGATGGCTAGACATAGATACTGGTGCTTATCATCCTCGGAGTGGTTGGTTGACTGGATTAGATGTCACAAATCACTTGGTTTATCAAGTTAATATTTTTAAAAATTATATCCGTACCCTCCCTTTAGAAGAGCTTGTAATTAACGTTGATCCAGCCAAAATCAAAGTCGATCGCCGCAATAAGAATTGA